The Myxococcaceae bacterium JPH2 genome has a window encoding:
- a CDS encoding alkaline phosphatase D family protein, protein MFDTLKRRTFLQAVVAVAASTTFGCSDEDTPTDQGTRYFPQSLCSGDPRPDSVVLWVRAVDPDRAGADLTVRLEVSTRDDFSALVLDKKDLTARAATDNTLSVKVTNLSARTTYYYRFTYEKDGKRYTTNTGRTKTAPAAGDDVAVKFAFASCQDFIGRYYNTWQRLVQLNEDLDFVVFLGDYIYETTGDQSFQSGAGRSVIFSDPASALPQGSGVTAFLAANSVSNYRDLYKTFRSDKQLQAVHERYPFIIVWDDHEFSDDSWGSHATYEDGKTDENSEARKRNSEQAFFEYIPLDLSTGNEGAIDVGAIPRYPDTHIYRSFDYGRNVKLMVLDYRTFRPDHIIPEDAYPASVAVDQAMLTAVLASQPDPVKQAFQADTFAYVNIDDAGYAQQKTVLQQAYVAQAQKAGLSRDAAAEKAATWVKGNVSLFYANQVLQQVGASALMVSPSGKPRGVAFVHMGKSSLFNIQGSRYVVVKDTFDLYSAVKFQASQGASENVLGTAQETWFQQTVREASQTWKIVVSSTSLSSLIWDLRDKTDVADPTLRQRFYFCADQWDGFPTKKKMLLSGLKQNVNNALFISGDIHASFASVEEGVPTLTTPAITSSSIKGLAGLAVMAAGYSEGSSVYRYVITEMEKTLQSANPNLRFAEGDANGFVVLEVKADEALATFHLIPGSEVGKDYSKRSAEELATKAFSKTFRVKAGDIQAL, encoded by the coding sequence GTGTTCGACACCCTCAAACGCCGAACGTTCCTGCAGGCCGTGGTCGCAGTTGCCGCGAGCACGACCTTTGGTTGCTCTGACGAAGACACGCCCACGGACCAGGGCACGCGCTACTTCCCGCAGTCGCTGTGCTCGGGAGATCCCCGGCCCGACAGCGTGGTGCTGTGGGTGCGCGCGGTGGATCCGGATCGCGCGGGCGCGGACCTGACGGTGCGCCTGGAGGTGTCCACGCGCGATGACTTCAGCGCGCTGGTGTTGGACAAGAAGGACCTGACGGCGCGGGCCGCGACGGACAACACCCTCAGCGTGAAGGTGACGAACCTGTCGGCGCGCACCACGTACTACTACCGCTTTACCTACGAGAAGGACGGCAAGCGGTACACCACCAACACGGGCCGGACCAAGACGGCGCCCGCGGCGGGCGACGACGTGGCGGTGAAGTTCGCCTTCGCCAGCTGCCAGGACTTCATTGGCCGCTACTACAACACCTGGCAGCGGCTGGTGCAGCTCAACGAGGACCTGGACTTCGTCGTCTTCCTCGGGGACTACATCTACGAGACGACGGGCGACCAGTCGTTCCAGTCCGGGGCGGGGCGCTCGGTCATCTTCAGTGATCCGGCCAGCGCGCTGCCGCAGGGCTCCGGGGTGACGGCGTTCCTCGCGGCCAACTCGGTGTCCAACTACCGGGACCTGTACAAGACGTTCCGCTCGGACAAGCAGCTGCAGGCGGTGCATGAGCGCTATCCGTTCATCATCGTGTGGGACGACCACGAGTTCTCCGACGACAGCTGGGGTTCCCACGCCACGTACGAGGACGGCAAGACGGACGAGAACTCGGAGGCGCGCAAGCGCAACTCGGAGCAGGCCTTCTTCGAGTACATCCCGCTGGACCTGTCCACGGGCAACGAGGGCGCCATCGACGTGGGCGCCATTCCCCGCTATCCGGACACGCACATCTACCGTTCGTTCGACTACGGCCGGAACGTGAAGCTGATGGTGCTCGACTACCGCACCTTCCGCCCGGACCACATCATCCCCGAGGACGCGTACCCGGCCTCGGTGGCGGTGGACCAGGCGATGCTGACGGCGGTGCTGGCCTCGCAGCCGGATCCGGTGAAGCAGGCCTTCCAGGCGGACACGTTCGCGTACGTGAACATCGATGACGCGGGCTACGCGCAGCAGAAGACGGTGCTCCAGCAGGCCTATGTGGCGCAGGCGCAGAAGGCGGGCCTGAGCCGGGACGCGGCGGCGGAGAAGGCCGCGACGTGGGTGAAGGGCAACGTGTCGCTCTTCTACGCCAACCAGGTGCTGCAGCAGGTGGGCGCCTCGGCGCTGATGGTGTCGCCGTCGGGCAAGCCGCGCGGCGTGGCGTTCGTGCACATGGGCAAGAGCTCGCTCTTCAACATCCAGGGCTCGCGCTACGTGGTGGTGAAGGACACGTTCGACCTGTACTCGGCGGTGAAGTTCCAGGCCTCTCAGGGCGCCAGCGAGAACGTGCTGGGCACCGCGCAGGAGACGTGGTTCCAGCAGACGGTGCGCGAGGCGTCGCAGACCTGGAAGATCGTCGTCAGCTCCACGTCGCTGTCGTCGCTCATCTGGGACCTGCGCGACAAGACGGACGTGGCGGACCCGACGCTGCGCCAGCGCTTCTACTTCTGCGCGGACCAGTGGGACGGCTTCCCCACCAAGAAGAAGATGCTGCTCAGCGGGCTCAAGCAGAACGTCAACAACGCGCTGTTCATCTCCGGCGACATCCACGCCTCGTTCGCGTCGGTGGAGGAGGGCGTCCCCACGTTGACGACGCCGGCCATCACCTCCAGCTCCATCAAGGGGCTGGCGGGCCTGGCGGTCATGGCCGCGGGCTACAGCGAGGGCTCGTCCGTGTACCGGTACGTCATCACGGAGATGGAGAAGACGCTCCAGAGCGCCAACCCCAACCTCCGCTTCGCCGAGGGCGACGCCAACGGCTTCGTGGTGCTGGAGGTGAAGGCCGACGAGGCGCTCGCCACGTTCCATCTCATCCCGGGCTCCGAGGTGGGCAAGGACTACTCCAAGCGGTCCGCGGAGGAGCTCGCCACGAAGGCCTTCAGCAAGACGTTCCGCGTGAAGGCCGGCGACATCCAGGCCCTCTGA
- the recA gene encoding recombinase RecA produces MSVNQEKEKAIELAMSAVERQFGKGSIMRLGKDEPLLRDIQAVSTGSISLDIALGVGGVPKGRIVEIFGPESSGKTTLCLHIVAEAQKRGGICGYVDAEHALDVGYARKLGVRTDDLLLSQPDTGEQGLEIAEMLVRSGAIDVLVVDSVAALVPKAELEGEMGDAHMGVQARLMSQALRKLTGTIAKSQTCVIFINQIRMKIGVMFGNPETTTGGNALKFYASQRLDIRRVGAIKNGENVVGSRTRVKVVKNKVAPPFKEVEFDIMYGSGISREGDLIDLASNDNIIEKSGSWFSFKGERIGQGRENAKDYLREHPEIQREIEARVLEKYGISKGGPAAAPAEPAEPAADGEKRPRVKAVK; encoded by the coding sequence ATGTCTGTGAATCAGGAGAAGGAAAAGGCGATCGAGCTGGCGATGTCCGCGGTGGAGCGGCAGTTCGGTAAGGGCTCCATCATGCGGCTGGGCAAGGACGAGCCGCTGCTGCGCGACATCCAGGCCGTCTCCACGGGTTCTATCTCCCTGGACATCGCCCTGGGCGTGGGCGGCGTGCCCAAGGGCCGCATCGTCGAGATCTTCGGCCCGGAGTCCTCCGGTAAGACGACGCTGTGTCTGCACATCGTCGCCGAGGCCCAGAAGCGTGGGGGCATCTGCGGCTACGTGGACGCCGAGCACGCGCTGGACGTGGGCTACGCGCGCAAGCTGGGCGTTCGCACGGATGACCTGCTGCTCAGCCAGCCGGACACCGGCGAGCAGGGGTTGGAGATCGCCGAGATGCTGGTGCGCTCGGGCGCCATCGACGTGCTGGTGGTGGACTCGGTGGCCGCGCTCGTTCCGAAGGCGGAGCTCGAGGGCGAGATGGGCGATGCGCACATGGGTGTGCAGGCCCGTCTGATGAGCCAGGCCCTGCGCAAGCTCACGGGCACCATCGCCAAGAGCCAGACGTGCGTCATCTTCATCAACCAGATCCGCATGAAGATTGGCGTGATGTTCGGCAACCCCGAGACGACGACGGGCGGAAACGCGCTGAAGTTCTACGCGTCGCAGCGCCTGGACATCCGCCGCGTGGGCGCCATCAAGAATGGCGAGAACGTGGTGGGCAGCCGCACCCGCGTGAAGGTGGTGAAGAACAAGGTGGCGCCTCCCTTCAAGGAAGTGGAGTTCGACATCATGTACGGCTCGGGCATCTCGCGTGAGGGAGACCTCATCGACCTGGCGTCGAACGACAACATCATCGAGAAGAGCGGCAGCTGGTTCTCCTTCAAGGGCGAGCGCATCGGGCAGGGGCGTGAGAACGCGAAGGACTACCTGCGCGAGCACCCCGAGATTCAGCGTGAGATCGAGGCCCGGGTGCTGGAGAAGTACGGCATCAGCAAGGGCGGTCCCGCCGCCGCGCCGGCCGAGCCCGCGGAGCCCGCCGCTGACGGAGAGAAGCGGCCCCGCGTGAAGGCCGTGAAGTAG
- a CDS encoding RNA-binding transcriptional accessory protein, protein MHPYAAELSRELGIAPEQVDRTLALSADGATVPFIARYRKEATGGLDEVQIQTVLDRASERAELDSRRDTILRTIEEQGKLTPELTRALQQARTRTELEDLYLPYKPKRRTRAAIAREKGLEPLADLLWKQEGRRGEDRDSRVRPFVDAGKGVEDLAAALAGARDICAERVTEDAVLRREAREVCARKGTLCSDVVAAKKGETTKFENYYGHEEPLSQAPSHRVLALLRGEEEGVLKVKLSLPDDEVKGLLAGRVVTRPQSLFADELRAAVEDGWERLMGPSLESELRAELKARADKGAIGVFGDNLRHLLLTAPAGARAVLALDPGLRTGIKLVMLDNTGGVAEVATLYSERSADERARAAKVLAAVVQKHRPELIAVGNGTGSREAEGFVRDTLKAMGSQVPVVSVSEQGASIYSASEVAREEFPELDVSLRGAVSIGRRLQDPLAELVKIDPKSIGVGQYQHDVDQGLLKKKLGEVVDSCVNAVGVDVNTASPQLLEHVSGVGPSLAKKLVAHRAAKGRFTTRRELLKVSGMGPKTFEQAAGFLRVRGPEPLDSSAVHPERYPVVERMAKDLGVDVAALVGNAGLVRQVDLKRYLSADLGAPTLQDILAELEKPSRDPRGDFTAPVMRDDLRTLEDVKEGMVLQGVVTNVTAFGAFVDVGVHQDGLVHVSQISTRFVKDPSEVVKVGDRLTVKVLTVDLARKRLALSVRAVQEGGAPGPSGKPAVAGAHGAGRGVTTERPVARGAPPSRPSSSGPGRPAPSSSGGNPEAKKKPEPFNNPFSKLKR, encoded by the coding sequence ATGCATCCCTACGCCGCAGAGCTGTCCCGAGAGCTGGGCATCGCGCCCGAGCAGGTTGACCGCACCCTCGCGCTGAGCGCCGATGGGGCCACCGTTCCGTTCATCGCGCGCTACCGCAAGGAGGCCACCGGTGGGCTGGACGAGGTGCAGATCCAGACCGTGCTGGATCGGGCCTCGGAGCGCGCGGAGCTGGACTCGCGGCGCGACACCATCCTGCGGACCATCGAGGAGCAGGGGAAGCTGACGCCCGAGCTGACCCGGGCGCTGCAGCAGGCGCGCACGCGCACCGAGCTGGAGGACCTGTACCTGCCCTACAAGCCCAAGCGGCGCACGCGGGCGGCCATCGCGCGTGAGAAGGGCCTGGAGCCGCTCGCGGACCTGTTGTGGAAGCAGGAGGGCCGGCGAGGCGAGGACCGGGACTCGCGCGTGCGTCCGTTCGTGGATGCGGGCAAGGGCGTGGAGGACCTGGCGGCGGCGCTGGCGGGCGCGCGCGACATCTGCGCCGAGCGCGTCACCGAGGACGCGGTCCTGCGACGCGAGGCCCGCGAGGTGTGCGCTCGCAAGGGCACGCTGTGCTCGGACGTGGTGGCCGCGAAGAAGGGCGAGACGACCAAGTTCGAGAACTACTACGGCCATGAGGAGCCGCTGTCCCAGGCCCCCTCGCACCGCGTGCTGGCGCTCCTGCGAGGCGAGGAGGAGGGCGTGCTCAAGGTGAAGCTCTCTCTGCCGGATGATGAGGTGAAGGGCCTCCTGGCCGGGCGCGTGGTGACCCGGCCCCAGTCGCTCTTCGCGGACGAGCTGCGCGCGGCGGTGGAGGACGGGTGGGAGCGGCTCATGGGCCCCTCGCTGGAGTCCGAGCTGCGCGCGGAGCTGAAGGCCCGCGCGGACAAGGGCGCCATCGGTGTGTTCGGGGACAACCTGCGACACCTGCTGCTGACCGCGCCAGCGGGGGCTCGCGCGGTGCTCGCGTTGGACCCGGGCCTGCGCACTGGCATCAAGCTGGTGATGCTGGACAACACGGGCGGCGTCGCGGAAGTGGCCACGCTCTACAGCGAGCGCTCGGCGGATGAGCGCGCGCGGGCCGCGAAGGTGCTGGCGGCGGTGGTGCAGAAGCATCGGCCGGAGCTCATCGCGGTGGGCAACGGCACCGGCAGTCGCGAGGCGGAGGGCTTCGTGCGCGACACGCTCAAGGCCATGGGCTCGCAGGTCCCCGTGGTGTCGGTGAGCGAGCAGGGCGCGTCCATCTACTCGGCCTCCGAGGTGGCGCGTGAGGAGTTCCCGGAGCTGGACGTGTCGCTGCGCGGCGCGGTGTCCATCGGGCGTCGGCTCCAGGACCCGCTGGCCGAGCTGGTGAAGATTGACCCGAAGAGCATCGGGGTGGGCCAGTACCAGCACGACGTGGACCAGGGCCTCTTGAAGAAGAAGCTGGGCGAGGTGGTGGACTCGTGCGTGAACGCGGTGGGCGTGGACGTGAACACCGCGTCGCCGCAGTTGCTGGAGCACGTGTCCGGCGTGGGTCCGTCGCTGGCCAAGAAGCTGGTGGCGCACCGGGCGGCGAAGGGCCGCTTCACCACGCGCCGCGAGCTGCTCAAGGTGAGCGGCATGGGGCCGAAGACGTTCGAGCAGGCCGCGGGCTTCCTGCGCGTGCGCGGCCCCGAGCCCCTGGATTCGAGCGCCGTGCATCCGGAGCGCTATCCGGTGGTGGAGCGCATGGCGAAGGACCTGGGCGTGGACGTGGCCGCGCTCGTGGGCAACGCGGGGCTCGTGCGTCAGGTGGACCTCAAGCGCTACCTGAGCGCGGACCTGGGCGCGCCGACGCTCCAGGACATCCTCGCCGAACTGGAGAAGCCGAGCCGGGACCCTCGCGGTGACTTCACCGCGCCGGTGATGCGCGATGACCTGCGCACGCTGGAGGACGTGAAGGAGGGCATGGTGCTCCAGGGCGTGGTGACCAACGTCACCGCCTTTGGTGCCTTCGTCGACGTGGGCGTGCACCAGGATGGCCTCGTGCACGTGTCGCAGATCTCCACGCGCTTCGTGAAGGACCCGTCCGAGGTCGTGAAGGTGGGCGACCGGCTCACGGTGAAGGTCCTCACCGTGGACCTGGCTCGCAAGCGGCTGGCGCTCTCCGTGCGCGCGGTGCAGGAGGGCGGCGCGCCTGGGCCCTCGGGCAAGCCCGCGGTGGCCGGGGCTCATGGCGCGGGGCGGGGCGTGACGACGGAGCGGCCGGTGGCTCGCGGCGCGCCCCCGTCGCGTCCGAGTTCCTCGGGGCCCGGGCGGCCCGCGCCGAGTTCCTCCGGGGGAAATCCCGAGGCCAAGAAGAAGCCGGAGCCCTTCAACAATCCGTTTTCCAAGTTGAAGCGCTGA
- a CDS encoding GNAT family N-acetyltransferase, producing the protein MPPANIRLTRALPEHLDFWLALRDEPTSRRFVSSDEDSRESLLKRLAEASCDVTQPQAKSFRWMVEVEGTLAGTLSARELSRTHGRVVIGYMISEAYQGQGVCTRAVGLMLEQLFTLPFLQRVGLVTLAHNAASQAVARKLGFTHEGTLRGHVVHGGERFDQQQWGLLRAEWRGVPAR; encoded by the coding sequence ATGCCCCCTGCCAACATCCGCCTGACCCGGGCGCTCCCGGAGCACCTGGACTTCTGGTTGGCCCTGCGCGACGAGCCCACCTCGCGGCGCTTCGTCTCGTCCGACGAGGACTCGCGCGAGTCGCTCCTCAAGCGGCTCGCGGAGGCGAGCTGTGACGTGACGCAGCCTCAGGCGAAGAGCTTTCGCTGGATGGTGGAGGTGGAGGGGACGCTGGCCGGCACCTTGTCCGCGCGCGAGCTGTCCCGGACCCATGGCCGGGTGGTCATCGGGTACATGATCTCCGAGGCGTACCAGGGACAGGGCGTCTGCACGCGCGCGGTGGGGTTGATGCTGGAGCAGCTGTTCACGCTGCCCTTCCTGCAGCGCGTCGGGTTGGTCACGCTCGCGCACAACGCGGCCTCGCAGGCCGTGGCGCGCAAGCTGGGGTTCACCCACGAGGGCACGCTGCGCGGCCACGTGGTGCACGGTGGCGAGCGGTTCGATCAGCAACAGTGGGGACTCTTGCGCGCCGAGTGGCGGGGTGTCCCCGCGCGCTGA
- a CDS encoding FUSC family protein, protein MRHVLPRHVTHLFHLEAGRPALQAGLRAALALGVPLLVSALLHRPAAAWSGMAGLFVTLVDRGGPYRSRALAMGTLTLLGALGGLISAIPSPLWVDVVLTCCWVTACGFARCYGDTAGVVGILLANLFVVSLALPARGFEGALAQAVFFVLGGAWAMFLALVLWPLRPYLPIRRIIARCYRELAGYAEEVSRWPLEGVKPQSWTRESARRGAAIRQAMESARAALGAIRRRSQEQSGRGEHLLVLLEAADALFLRLTAFAEALDAAPHEARFRSIRAEAQGALAAFATDAQRLAGVLEEGVVPEPEGGTWDAEPVAQALRAREELGPMTESERAHGQHLVALLERLREYVAVALDVGTRLTRGEPLPERSELPFSRRRIAGPSWLAPLRDNLSPESVIFRHAIRLGLTAAVATGLCEWLGLNHGYWVTITVIVILQPYSGLTLQKGLQRLAGTLVGCALAAGLAYTVHHRVGLLVAVVCLIAVSVSLRPMNFTAYQVLLAPALVLLAEIQTGDWRLAGVRLLNTLFGGALALVSVRLLWPSPEHQRFPERVARVLRADRDYLRQVSSPRPSQGDVSLREARRRVGLALLAAEDSFQRLLGEWHGPPEQLEPAMALLTYARRFGAAVTALAARRDWHSDNDLAPLTRYASGALEDLAESLEDRREPRPLPPAHASPEGTDALSRTQEERLVRQLSVLHRAVERVPPELMTLGEGLRSARA, encoded by the coding sequence ATGCGCCACGTGCTGCCTCGCCACGTCACGCACCTGTTCCACCTGGAGGCCGGTCGGCCCGCGTTGCAGGCGGGGCTCCGGGCCGCGCTGGCGCTCGGGGTGCCGCTGCTGGTGTCCGCGCTGCTGCACCGGCCGGCGGCGGCGTGGTCCGGCATGGCCGGGCTCTTCGTGACGCTGGTGGACCGGGGCGGGCCCTACCGCTCTCGCGCCTTGGCCATGGGCACCCTGACGTTGCTGGGCGCGCTGGGTGGCCTCATCAGCGCCATCCCCAGCCCGCTGTGGGTGGACGTCGTGCTCACGTGTTGTTGGGTGACGGCGTGCGGCTTCGCCCGCTGCTACGGCGACACCGCGGGCGTCGTGGGCATCCTCCTGGCCAACCTCTTCGTGGTGTCGCTGGCGCTGCCCGCGCGGGGCTTCGAGGGGGCGCTCGCGCAGGCGGTCTTCTTCGTGCTGGGCGGCGCGTGGGCGATGTTCCTCGCGTTGGTGCTGTGGCCGCTGCGGCCCTATCTGCCCATCCGTCGCATCATCGCCCGCTGCTACCGCGAGCTGGCGGGCTACGCGGAGGAGGTCAGCCGCTGGCCCCTGGAGGGCGTGAAGCCCCAGTCCTGGACGCGCGAGTCCGCGCGGCGCGGCGCCGCCATCCGTCAGGCGATGGAGTCCGCGCGAGCGGCGCTGGGCGCCATCCGCCGACGGAGCCAGGAGCAGAGTGGCCGGGGCGAGCACCTGCTCGTGCTGCTCGAGGCGGCGGATGCCCTGTTCCTGCGCCTGACGGCCTTCGCCGAGGCCCTGGACGCGGCGCCGCATGAGGCCCGCTTCCGCTCCATCCGCGCCGAGGCTCAGGGGGCCCTCGCGGCGTTCGCGACGGATGCCCAGCGACTCGCTGGGGTGCTGGAGGAAGGCGTCGTGCCCGAGCCAGAGGGCGGGACCTGGGACGCGGAGCCGGTGGCGCAAGCCCTGCGCGCGCGAGAGGAATTGGGGCCGATGACGGAGTCCGAGCGCGCGCACGGGCAGCACCTCGTGGCGCTGCTCGAGCGGCTGCGCGAGTACGTCGCCGTGGCGCTGGACGTGGGCACGCGGCTGACGCGCGGAGAGCCCCTGCCCGAGCGGAGCGAGTTGCCATTCTCCCGCCGGCGCATCGCGGGGCCCTCATGGCTGGCTCCGCTGCGCGACAACCTGTCGCCCGAGTCCGTCATCTTCCGGCACGCCATCCGCCTGGGATTGACCGCCGCGGTGGCCACGGGTTTGTGCGAGTGGCTGGGCCTCAATCACGGGTACTGGGTGACCATCACCGTCATCGTGATTCTCCAGCCGTACTCGGGCCTCACGCTCCAGAAGGGGCTGCAGCGCCTCGCCGGCACGCTGGTGGGATGCGCGCTGGCGGCGGGGCTCGCGTACACCGTGCACCACCGCGTGGGGCTGCTGGTCGCCGTCGTGTGCCTCATCGCCGTGTCCGTCAGCCTGCGGCCCATGAACTTCACGGCGTATCAGGTGCTGCTCGCGCCGGCGCTGGTGCTGCTGGCGGAGATTCAAACCGGGGACTGGCGGCTCGCGGGCGTGCGGCTGCTCAACACGCTGTTCGGTGGCGCGCTGGCGCTCGTGAGCGTGCGCCTCTTGTGGCCCAGCCCGGAGCACCAGCGCTTCCCGGAGCGCGTGGCGCGCGTGCTGCGCGCGGACCGGGACTACCTGCGACAGGTGTCCTCGCCCCGGCCGTCGCAGGGGGACGTCAGCTTGCGCGAGGCGCGCCGCCGCGTGGGGCTGGCGCTGCTGGCCGCGGAGGACTCCTTCCAGCGGCTCCTGGGGGAATGGCACGGGCCGCCCGAGCAATTGGAGCCAGCGATGGCCCTGCTCACGTACGCGCGGCGGTTCGGCGCGGCGGTGACGGCGCTGGCCGCCCGCCGCGACTGGCACTCGGACAATGACCTCGCGCCGCTGACCCGCTACGCCAGCGGCGCCTTGGAGGACCTGGCGGAGTCGCTGGAGGACCGCCGCGAGCCCCGTCCGCTGCCACCCGCCCACGCCTCGCCCGAGGGCACGGACGCGCTGTCCCGCACCCAGGAAGAGCGGCTGGTGCGCCAGCTCAGCGTTCTGCACCGCGCCGTGGAGCGCGTGCCCCCGGAGTTGATGACGCTGGGCGAGGGCCTCAGGTCCGCTCGAGCTTGA
- a CDS encoding HSP90 family protein encodes MDHRFQVSLRGVIDLLSHHLYSSPGVYVRELLQNATDAIRARQHLEPQHSGAIRLELMEKQDGGATTLVFTDDGVGLTEEEVHRFLATIGESSKREALEARRNDFIGQFGIGLLSCFMVCDELLVVTRSARGAGPTLEWRGRHDGTYDVRPAAHPLEHPGTQVFLTARADMAEWFTPERVRSLVLHYGGLLPFPIHLTAGGQTEHLNPDGAPWNASYESPSERRKALLDYGRQVFDMDFLDYIPLRATSGDVQGVAFVLPASPHFNAKQKHRVYLKSMLLSESADNLLPDWAFFVKCVVNANALRPTASRESFYEDAVLERARTSLGVALRRYLMDLAREEPRALQRLIALHGLSMKSLALDDDDFFRLVIDWLPFETSLGMMTLGDYRRAYPLVRYTPTLDGFRQVARVAAAQGLCIINAAYTHDTALLERLPQLFPEVRAEPFSSAELPQSFEELTDDERHAVRSLVRVAERALFPFRCGVEVRKFLPAEVPTLYSTDEEGAFRREAERAREGADDLYAGVVAGVLEGEQGQQHARLCFNYLNPVVRRMARVPDREVMKLSVEMLYVQSLLLGQHPLSAREMTLLNQGLLGLIDARLGDDDEGPESDGGPGSREVH; translated from the coding sequence GTGGACCATCGATTCCAAGTCAGCCTCCGGGGGGTCATCGACCTCCTCTCCCATCACCTGTACAGCTCGCCGGGCGTCTACGTGCGGGAGCTGCTCCAGAACGCCACGGACGCCATCCGGGCCCGCCAGCACCTGGAGCCCCAGCACTCCGGCGCCATCCGGCTGGAGCTGATGGAGAAGCAGGACGGCGGCGCCACCACCCTCGTCTTCACCGATGACGGCGTGGGTCTGACGGAGGAGGAGGTCCACCGCTTCCTGGCCACCATCGGCGAGTCCTCCAAGCGCGAGGCCCTGGAGGCCCGGCGCAACGACTTCATCGGCCAGTTCGGCATCGGCCTCTTGTCGTGCTTCATGGTGTGCGACGAGCTGCTCGTGGTGACGCGCTCGGCGCGAGGCGCGGGCCCGACGCTGGAGTGGCGAGGCCGCCACGACGGCACCTACGACGTCCGCCCCGCCGCGCACCCGCTGGAGCACCCGGGCACCCAGGTGTTCCTCACGGCCCGCGCGGACATGGCCGAGTGGTTCACCCCCGAGCGCGTGCGCAGCCTCGTCCTGCACTACGGCGGGCTCCTGCCCTTCCCCATCCACCTGACGGCGGGAGGGCAGACCGAGCACCTCAACCCGGACGGCGCTCCCTGGAACGCGAGCTACGAGTCCCCCTCGGAGCGGCGCAAGGCCCTGCTCGACTATGGGCGGCAGGTCTTCGACATGGACTTCCTGGACTACATCCCGCTGCGGGCCACGTCCGGAGACGTGCAGGGCGTGGCCTTCGTGCTCCCGGCCTCGCCGCACTTCAACGCGAAGCAGAAGCACCGCGTGTACCTCAAGTCGATGCTCCTGTCGGAGAGCGCGGACAACCTGCTGCCGGACTGGGCCTTCTTCGTGAAGTGCGTGGTGAACGCCAACGCGCTGCGGCCCACCGCCAGCCGCGAGTCCTTCTACGAGGACGCGGTGCTGGAGCGAGCGCGGACCTCGCTGGGCGTCGCGCTGCGGCGCTACCTGATGGACCTGGCCCGCGAGGAGCCTCGCGCGCTCCAGCGCCTCATCGCGCTGCACGGCCTGTCCATGAAGTCCCTCGCATTGGATGACGACGACTTCTTCCGGCTCGTCATCGACTGGCTCCCCTTCGAGACCTCGCTGGGGATGATGACGCTGGGGGACTACCGCCGCGCGTATCCCCTGGTCCGCTACACCCCCACGCTGGACGGCTTCCGGCAGGTGGCGCGCGTGGCGGCGGCCCAGGGCCTGTGCATCATCAACGCGGCCTATACCCACGACACCGCCCTCCTGGAGCGGCTGCCCCAGCTGTTCCCCGAGGTCCGCGCGGAGCCCTTCTCCTCGGCGGAGCTGCCCCAGAGCTTCGAGGAACTGACCGACGACGAGCGGCACGCGGTCCGCTCGCTGGTGCGCGTGGCAGAGCGGGCCCTGTTCCCCTTCCGCTGCGGCGTGGAGGTGCGGAAGTTCCTCCCCGCGGAGGTGCCCACGCTCTACAGCACGGACGAGGAAGGGGCCTTCCGCCGGGAAGCGGAGCGAGCGCGAGAGGGAGCGGACGACCTGTACGCCGGCGTCGTGGCGGGCGTGCTGGAGGGTGAGCAGGGCCAGCAGCACGCGCGGCTGTGCTTCAACTACCTGAACCCCGTGGTACGGCGCATGGCGCGGGTGCCGGACCGGGAGGTGATGAAGCTCTCAGTGGAGATGCTCTACGTCCAGTCGCTGCTCTTGGGACAGCACCCGCTGAGCGCGCGGGAGATGACGCTGCTCAACCAGGGGCTGCTGGGGCTCATCGACGCGCGGCTCGGGGATGACGACGAAGGGCCGGAGTCCGATGGCGGCCCGGGCTCGCGGGAGGTGCACTGA
- a CDS encoding metal-dependent hydrolase translates to MRTNFKAAVMGAVLALSGTAMAQGAPAQKPAAAAKAAKPAGEAKGAKGPAATHGKTEVTWWGHAAFVVRTPGGAVLALDPWLTNPKAPQGAPWPEAVDAILVTHGHFDHVGETQALAQKTGAKVFGSFELVNLLGLPEAQALGANPGGTFRVKDATIHLVQAVHSSSYQADPKAPAQYAGAPLGYVIQIDNGPTLYHAGDTGAFESMALIAEEFKPNVALLPIGGHYTMDPQEAAHAARLLKAQTIVPMHFGTFPALSGTPEELRGALKKLRGGAKVQELEVGKATAL, encoded by the coding sequence ATGCGGACGAACTTCAAGGCGGCAGTGATGGGCGCGGTGTTGGCCCTGTCGGGGACCGCGATGGCCCAGGGCGCTCCGGCGCAGAAGCCCGCGGCGGCGGCCAAGGCGGCCAAGCCCGCCGGGGAGGCGAAGGGCGCGAAGGGTCCCGCGGCCACCCACGGCAAGACGGAGGTGACGTGGTGGGGCCACGCGGCGTTCGTGGTGCGCACCCCGGGCGGCGCGGTGCTGGCGCTGGACCCGTGGCTCACCAACCCCAAGGCCCCGCAGGGCGCGCCGTGGCCCGAGGCGGTGGACGCCATCCTCGTGACCCACGGCCACTTCGACCACGTGGGCGAGACGCAGGCCCTGGCGCAGAAGACGGGCGCCAAGGTGTTCGGCTCGTTCGAGCTGGTGAACCTGCTGGGCCTGCCCGAGGCCCAGGCCCTGGGCGCCAACCCTGGCGGCACGTTCCGGGTGAAGGACGCGACCATCCACCTGGTGCAGGCGGTGCACTCCAGCAGCTACCAGGCGGATCCCAAGGCGCCGGCCCAGTACGCGGGAGCGCCCCTGGGCTACGTCATCCAGATCGACAACGGCCCCACGCTGTACCACGCGGGGGACACCGGGGCGTTCGAGTCCATGGCGCTCATCGCCGAGGAGTTCAAGCCCAACGTCGCGCTGCTGCCCATTGGCGGGCACTACACCATGGACCCGCAGGAGGCCGCCCACGCGGCGCGGCTCTTGAAGGCGCAGACCATCGTGCCCATGCACTTCGGGACGTTCCCGGCGCTCAGCGGCACGCCCGAGGAACTGCGCGGCGCGTTGAAGAAGCTGCGTGGCGGGGCCAAGGTGCAGGAGCTGGAGGTCGGCAAGGCCACGGCGCTGTAG